DNA from Labrus bergylta chromosome 3, fLabBer1.1, whole genome shotgun sequence:
TCAAAAAAGGGAAATATGCCAAATAATATTCAAATTAAGACTTTGtttccacttaaaaaaaaatcagaatattttcattaaaccTTCAAAATTCAGACTTTGTATTGTTATCTGTCTGCACATGGCTCTGACCTTTTCTTTACGATCTGAGGTCCGTCTCAAGGTCATGAATAAcaccttttctcctctctttgtgCGTCAGACTGGACCCCATCCTCTACAAGAAGTGTCAGGGCGACGCTGCTCGACTCTGTCACACTCGCGGCTGGAACGAAACGAGCGAGCTGATGCCGCCGGGCGCCGTTTTCTCCTGCCTGTACCGCCACGCCTACCGCACCGAGGAGCAGGGACGCCGGGTAAGgatgacatcacaaacacacgctCTATGAGACTTTTGTAAAGACTGACGCTGGAGTCTATGTATTGTCTGAACAAAACTTTAGAATCAGGTGTGACTctgatatttttaaattcagcaGGTGAATCCAGACGAGCAGGTAAGTGCTGATTGGCTCTCCTCACTCTAACGGTCAGAACGTTAACAGGCACTTTATCTGATAATGATGACGATTATTTTGATGAAGAGAGAGATTTGCTCTTCATCTCTCAGTCCCTGATTGGCTGGGTTTATTTGAGGTGTTGGGATGTGATTGTGGGACTTGTTGCTTCAGGAAAGGTTTCACAGGTCAGAGTGGAACTCAggctgcccgctttgaggactgtagccacTGTACACAGGGTGTATAAACTAACCACTGGGCCAAAGCAGAAcatctctctgctgcaggtcaCATCCAGGGCCAGACTTTGTTCGGGTTAGGGTCCAGGACAGTGAAAGAAACGGCTCCTCCTGTCTCTTCAGTTCACAGCCGATCCAAACAACACCCGACACTGCAACAAGACTGTCCCTTTAAAAGTCTCTATTTCAGTCTATTTTAAAGCATTCACCCTGCATTCATGTGGCGTCGGAAACATCGGGAAAACCAGTTTCCGAGTTGGAAAATGCAACGCCTTTTCAGGTTGGAACAACAACTCAATAAACTCAGGAAATATGAGGTGTCCAACTTGACGACTTGAGGTCATAATCATCATCTCATGGAgggcaaaatgtgtttttttgatgtTAAAAGATACTTTTTATGAATTCTCGTATTGAAACTTTCTGCTCAAATATAACTACAAAAAGATCTGCAGCAGGCAACAAGACAGGTGTCCAGAAGACAACATGTAAATACAGATAACCCACAGCTCACATGAGAAACAGGAACTTCAACCACACTGAACCAGTTCAGACAGAAAAGTGCATCGagtcagtaaaataaatatttataatgaatTATCAAGCTCAAATAGGTAAGAGATCTTCTTTGAAGCGTccttgttgtttgttgttgttgctacaacatttttacttcatttgaacacactgaagtcggaggAACGACTTTCCAACTGGGAAACTGGGACCATCGGCTCAGCACATGAACGCAGCATTACCGGCAGATCAAAGTATGAAATGTCTTTCTGCTCGTACTGCAGCACTGAACAGAATTCTAATGATTTGTTTTCGGAGGGTTTGCTCTTTAAACTAAAGCTTCTGCACAGCATGAATGTAATGACGGAGCCTGAGTGGGTCCTGCTCGGCCCAGATATCTGTGTAATCAGCGTCTCTGGTCCTGATTTCTGGTAATTACGCTCTTCTGAGAGGAGACCCTGGACTATGATTACAGGGTCTCagtaatcagtgtgtgtgtgtgtgtgtgtgtgtgtgtgtgtgtgtgtgtgtgtgtgtgtgtgtgtgtgtgtgtgtgtttcagacctTGAGATGAAGACATTTCTGGAAATTAAGGATGTTTTAGTTTGCTCACACTTCTTCTAAGAGATGTGAAAAATCAGTCTCAGGTTACAGGTCGTCTGAGTCGTGCTTCAATCAAAAGAATCCATTTCATAAATATGAACAAGACCCTTTCATAGACAGTTAAAGTCATACTGTTTTAAAGACTTGCTACTAATTATCGACGCCATGAATCATCAGCTTCAGGCCTAGTCCAAATGTAGATgggtattttttaaaggttttcatCCTATGTCTAAAAACACAATCCCGTCCGTCCACACACGCtcagttctcaaaaacatcttgaGCATGCAAAGTCAAAAACGACATCATCGACGTGCTAAAATGTTCTCGCCATTCCTCTGTAATGACCTTTTCTAATACAAAGTTTTCCATTCAGGccgtctctgctcgtcaacatggtgggagagtaactgtgtatgtatgtgttagCGTGTAAAAACTCCAGTTAGCAACGTTCGCACTAGTTTGGTAacgtctgccatcgcactaatctcatgtaaacaaaagtgaGAGCGTCGCAAAATGGCGACAAACGCAGGAGAAACGGAGAAATTCAGTTTTCCCCGTCTACAcaaaaacaccttaaactgagTTTCTGACAATCCTCACCCTGGGAGGGGTTTTTCCAAAAGGTGCGTTATCAGTGACCTAAAACGCACAAAAAAACTCAGGTTTAAAAAATACCCGCCTACGTGTGGACTAGGCCTCAGTTCCGTCACATTACAACTAAATaagttgccccctgctggccatttgAAAGAATGCAATGCAGTACATTGGCTTTTCTAAAATGGTTATATTCAGTCTTTGGTCTGTGTTAAAAGAATGATAAAAATCAGGAGTATCATGCTCTTATAAAGGCGTAttgatgtatttgtgtgtctgtttttctttgcagttATCTCGGGACTGTAAGGTGGAGGTTCAGAGGattctccaccagagggcgctggAAGTGAAGTTGGACCCTGAGCTGCAGAAACGCTGCATGACTGACCTCGGGAAGTGGTGCAGCGAGAAGACGGACACTGGCCAGGTGAGACGAACCAAAACCTGCCACTTGAGTTTTTAATGAACCTTTGATGAATGTTTGAGCGCCCTCTGTTGGTTGTTTAGTTCATCATACCGGCTCTCATTTCActtaatcctgtttttttttttttttttgttaagtctTTCTGATCCGTGAAACCTTCTAATAAAACcatcttgtgtgtgtttaggagCTGGAGTGTCTGCAGGATCATCTGGAGGACTTGGTGTCCGCCTGCAGGGAGGTCGTGGGCAACCTGACGGAGCTGGAGTCAGAGGTAAGAGGTTCAGCAGACACCATCAGAGAAGATAAGGTTGTCCATTTGagtgttgtctttgtgtcacCTGCACATGATACacacctgtgtctgtgtttctgtctctttcaggACATCCAGATCGACGCTCTCCTCATCAGAGCCTGTGAACCCGTCGCCCAGGCTCACTGCCATGTGAGTGCATGAATACAAACATTTACTGTGGAGGCATAAAACCTGTACATTTGTAAAAACTCACTAGAATTTTTTCTCCCTCATCTTTGAACTACTCATCAAAAATAAAGTTTAGAtggtaaatatgtgtgtgtgtgtgtgtgtttgtgtgtgtgtgtgtgcaggatgtAGCTGATAACCAGGCTGATACCGGTGACCTCATGGAGTGTTTGGTTCAGAACAAACACCAGAAGGAGATGAACGACAAGTGTGCAGTCGGCGTCACACACTTCCAGCTGgtcagttttttaaaatctgcttcTCTCTGTAAGCTCTGTTGTGCTCGgtgttcatttctttattttgtgaAGCCAACATCATTTTTGAATTAGTCTCAAAGGATCACTTTACTGTATTTAGACCTGAGTTTAGTATAAAAAGTTAAAGGGGACATACAGTATTattaaaaatccactttcacagtgtttttgaacatttatttgggtaacctgagtgtctactgaacCACAACATGTGAagtaaacccatccagtcctttgtttgtggtctgcataagtcttacaacacagaggaaaattcTCCGTtttaaatttgctctccttgtgatgtcacagtgggattctggtaaaaaaaattccctcccctggtatctccacccatggactccacccccagactagaacaaaactttgcGCAgctccgccatttttattctcgctacagaggagtgatgtctactgggaaaactcagggggggggtcattggatttaaagagacacacacaccaaaacggagcgttctgagagagctggtttatacagggtcacaaacctcctctggtgcttgattcatgttatattttgaccaaagcacagcacagatgtttcatttagaccacagggggactgtttgaaaaggtggaaaagggggataatatgtcctcttagCGGTTATGTCGAGTgtctcatgtacagaggctgtagtcctcatcgcagcggctGTCGGTTCAAATCTCAGCTGATTAGCAGTGATGGAGTGAAACAAACTACAGTCACACAAGCTCTGCTCTTAAATATGAGGGGAGGGACTTCAGCATTATGATAGGCTGGCTCGATACCCCACTTGTCACTAAATCCTTTAAACGGGAGTCCGTTGTTTGCTTCTCTTTACCTATGCGTGTCTTTTTGGATTTTCTTTGGGATGTCTGCATTATAAGCATCTCAAACTAATGCTTTGGAGGTTTTTAATTATCCTCATGTTTGTACTTCTTCTGCTCGAGTAAGATTTAAGACGCAGGGCTTTTCTCCACAGTGTTGATGAGTTGACTTCAGTAAAGTCCCATTACTTCTTCCTCCACTGCAGTTTAACATGAAACatattaataaatgtttttttttttcaactccaGATCCAAATGAAGGATTTCAGGTTCTCCTATAAGTTCAAGATGGCGTGTAAGGAGGACGTTCTGCGCTTGTGTCCGAACATCAAGAAGAAGTGAGTCTCAAGAACATTCACCAAACTGAGaccctgtgtttctgtgtttctgtgtttcatctgttctccttcaaacatgtttctgatTTCACATAATCTGCTGTGTAAAGGGTGGATGTGGTGATCTGTCTGAGCACCACGGTGAAGAACGACACGCTGCAGGACGCCAAAGAGCAGCGGGTGTCTTTGAAGTGCCGGAAACAGCTGAGagtggaggagctggagatggtaacacacgcatacacactcacacatgtacaaacacattaaaatacacataaatatttttctggaatcactccctctcctcttctttcagtCTGAAGATATCCGTTTGGAGCCCGAGCTGTACGACCCGTGTAAGTCCGACATCAGCCGTCTGTGTCCAAACGTGGCTTTTGGAAACGctcaggtgaggaggagagagacacagcGGGACAAATCCCAACGTTCAAAACATTCAGTAAATATCATTtgagactctctctctctctctctctctctctccctgctgctCCGTCAGATGATCGAGTGTCTGAAGGAGCAGAAGAAGCAGCTGAGTCAGCGCTGCCATCAGAGGATCTTCAGGCTGCAGGAGGTGGAGATGAGCGACCCCGAGCTCGACTATCAGCTGATGAGAGTCTGCAAGCAGATGATCAAGGTGACCCAGAGGAGGGCAGGGGAGGAAAGCACTGATGACATCTTTACAATTAGCCATCCGACCACAATTACTAAAATGTTTGGCGTGCAAACGTAtcataaaacatgaaaagatATGGTTTCAAAACTGCAATTTGTATTCAAGGTTCCACTCTTAAAGTGACATAATGACATCACAGAAAATACTTATGttgcgttccatttacctctGAACTCTGAATCGTGGGGCTGTTAATGTCGTCAGATCTGAGCTAACCGAGTTCCAATCGCAAGTCTGCAACAAGTCGGACAGGCAACATGGCGTgctccccatgtatggaggctgtagcaggcggcccaggttcaagtcctacctgtggctcctttccctcatgtcattccccactctctctctccttgatttccgacactatccactgtcctatctctacaataaaggcacaaaacgcaTATCAGACATATTAGACATATCAGACCACCGTTACCATCAGCTTTGAGATAATGAATAGGGCTGAATGAAGGTGACATGTAAATCGAGAAAACgtctacacaagctcaagtccatttatcaatGTCAGAGGTctcaataaatgaaaatgaactttCCATTACAAACTGTCTCCTGCAGCGTTTCTGTACTGAAGCCGACGCCAGGAACGTCCTCCAGTGTCTGAAACAGAACAAGAACAGCGAGCTGATGGACCCGAAGTGTAAACAGATGATCACCAAGAGACAGATCACACAGAACACAGGTCAGTTAAACGCTCACTAACATGGACCTCATTTCATTCAACACACTCACCTCGCCTCGCTGACGAgccttcatcatcctcatcctcctcctcctcctcctcctcatacagACTACAGGTTGAACCCGGTGTTGAGAAAAGCATGTCGAGCTGACATCCCAAAGTTCTGCCAGCCGATCCTGAACAAGGCGAGCGATGACAGCGAGCTGGAGGGTCAGGTCATCGCCTGCCTCAAACTCAAATATGCCGACCAGGTAAGTCCAGGAATACATTCCAATCAGCGTCCTAAAACTCTAATGGAGACCAAATATGTAATAAAGGATGAAGATGACAGTATGACAAGTGGTATCAAGAGGTCATAAAGGAAGAGTTTAACCTGAAAGATCTAAATATTGCAGGCAAATGTGTAGAAATATCATGTTTATTGGGGTCATATAAAGTTGGTGCTGGTTCCTAAAATGAATGAtggatgagtttttttttcctcttaagcCAAACATAAAGCGTCTAAAAGATGAGTTCTGACACACCAAAGGTTCTCTTCTTAAACTGAGTGTTTTCTGGCTGCGGTTTGGTTCAGAGGTTGTCTCCGGACTGTGAGGACCAGATCAGAGTGATTCTGCAGGAGTCAGCGCTCGACTACAGACTGGACCCACAGCTGCAGAGACACTGCACAGACGAGgtgggcacacacacagacacacacacactgataaaaaaCACTACCTCTTTTCCATACATTTTTGACTTGATTATAacttcctcctcgtctcctgCAGATCTCCAGGCTGTGTGCGGAGGAGGCAGCGGCTCAGGAGCAGACGGGTCAGGTGGAGGAGTGTCTGAAGGTCAACTTGCTTAAAATCAAACAGGAGGCCTGTAAAAAGGTAAATACTGAAGACCTTTATGGTTCCATCTAGCGCACTTATTACTGATCATTCGTCCAAACAGTATCGTGTTGTGGGACGTTTTCTCGATGCCCTGTGATTGACTTATGACCAGTTCATCAAGGTGTACCCTCCAGCCATACTCCaacagtatagataatggatggactTTCTCTTGATAAAGCAGTAGAAAGTCTTTCTGTGGATGGTTGGAAATGTTTTGGGCTCTTTTGGTCTCCATGGCAATCTCaaaaatgacttcaaacttCAATCAACTGATGCTGActgtttcagtttcagttttgtATCATAATCTAATCGACGCCTACTTGAGCAGgtttacaacatgtttttttacaggTGACATTGTCAATGTTTTAATGAGACGAGGCAGTTTTAGTATCAACACAGAATATATTTGGAGTAATTCTCCTCTCCTGCCGTGATCAGGTGTCTTTGGACTTTAggataaatgtttctttaactaACAGAAATGTTGGTGTTTGAGGTGTGGTCCCTCAATAATCCACACAGTTTCTGACATAGGGGAAAAAGTTTAGCAGGAAACTGTTTGCTAAACCTTAATGTGTGCTTCCACTGTGGCTCCACTGCTCTGCGTCTCAGCTCCATGTTACCACAGAAAAGATCGAGTGGGATGGAAGGTCAGACACCGAAAGAACCCTAAAACATcaggtttattttaaaaaaaaaacactgaccaATGAccgtatgtgtgtttatttttttattttaaatggttttatagggtttttttacaacatgcatAATATTATCTCGCACTATTGCAAGTGAATCTGTAAAATGACTGCTGGAATTCCGGCTGTGCTGCTCTGTGCTACGCTCTGAGAACACAGCCGGTGATTGTTGATGGACGAGGCTACACTGAGCTGTAAGAGAGCAGAGCGGACACACAGGGCACACATAACTGCCTGACGTTCTGGGTTAGAATGATCTTTTCCCTAATTGGTGGTCCTTTTAAACTTCCTCAAAGCTCTGCCTCTCTGTGCTCATGGTCGGGAAGAATTTCATTGTGACGCAGAAACTAAACCTTGTTTTGTCCATCTTCCTcccttctttatttttctgtttgtttgcaggaGGTCCTGAACATGCTGAAGGAGAGTAAAGCGGACATCTTTGTGGACCCGGTCCTGCACACAGCCTGCGCTCTGGATCTCAAACACCACTGTGCCGCCATCACACCCGGCAGAGGACGACGTGGGTGTTTTTACTCaagacattcaaatattttcagcAACGTTTCCAAGCTTATCGAGACAGATTTGTGTAAGCTTGTGTTTGATTGCTGCTCCCTCTCACCACACAGAGATGTCGTGTCTGATGGAGGCGTTACAAGACAAGAGAGTCCGCCTGCAGCCCGAGTGCAAGAAAAGACTTCAAGACCGCATAGACATGTGGAGCTACGCTGCAAAGGTaaacaccaggaggagacattTTCACTGAGAGCGATGGGTCAAGCACACGTTTACACAAAAtgcacatgttgttgttttcaggcACAGCGGTGCATTGAGCTCGATGTTGACGTCAACATGCAAATGTTTACTTAACAGTGTATAACCTCTGGGGCGGAAAGGTGAAACTTCAGCTCCACTCCCTCATTCAATATGATCACTTGTCTTTCTGCTCTATTCAGaaatgatgatctgatgatggtgataaataaaataatcaggGTATTAAACAAAGTTCTGCAGATCCTGTAGGGATGAAAACTTTCTGATGGCACAGTTACGGCTAAAAAGCTGCCTCGGTAACCTTTCCCTCCTTCCTGCAGGTGGCGCCAGCAGAGGGCTTTTCAGACCTCGCTGTCCAGGTGATGACATCACCCTCCAAGAACTACATCCTGCTCATGATCGCACTGAGCGTGTGCATCCTCTTTCTGGTTGGGCTGCTGTGCGGTCGCATCACAAAGCGAGTGACGAGAGAATTAAAGGACCGGTAGAGGACGAGCCCTCGATAAAGACAGACTCCTCCTATACcttcctcatcttcttcctcctcctcctcctcctcctcctcctcctcctcctcctcctccttctctctgatgCCCGGTCTGTAACCAGCCAACCTGCACAGTGCCAACGCCAGCGCCCACATCTGGAACTCTTCTGTTTATTGGCTGCTGCTGAATATTTGCATCAGATGCAAAATGGCCCCGAATCCCACAAATACTCCAAACCTTTGAGGGCAGTTTTGACTTTCTGATTGGAGCCTTTGTTCGTCGATTATCATCTTTGCTCCCAATAAAGTATCCGCTTTTGCCAATGACTTCGGTCGGGTCGAATGTGAGGTGGTCCGGCATCTTTTAAGTTTCTAAATAAGTGACTGAGGGCTGCTGCTTCTGAGGTTAGGGTTGCTTTCCCCCTGGTTGATCCCGATGCTTTTTTGTGATATTTAATGGAGACTGGAGCATGAAGAGCAGCTTTTGAAGTGACTGCGGCTGCCTGAATCGCACAAGGAGCTAAATTAAGTCTTGAGAACTTTTAAGTTGAattttgtggtgtttttttcttcttcttctcatcaACCATGAAGTCTCACCTTCTTCACTGGTGTACAAGTTTTACGTCCAAATCGCCAAGTACGGATCTACACGTTTGGTCCAGCCCCTCAAGTTTTGGATTGTAAAGATCATTCGGATATTTTCACCTCGTCCTGTGTCGTCCTCTGACCCCCTGCTCTCTGTTGCCTTTAACGATACAACATAACACACAGAGGCTTTGTTTTATAACTCAGCAACCTGCAAGTGCAGCTTTTATTTAGTTGTTTTGTGACCGTGTAAGTTATTATAATATGGATATAGCATTTAAACATGAGACTTATGTTGAATACAGCTGGTGATCTCTGCATATGAAGTGAATTATTTTGATTTCTATTTATGAATGATGGCATCGAAGAGCTTCAAACCCGCTCTTTAACCTGCACTCAGCTGCTCAACCATTGAAATGCTTTGCCTTAGGTCTGAATATTTTTGATTTactgtcatttgtttttgttttttacttttttttaagactcaTTTAAGCTAACAAAAATCCTGTATGTGAACACGCTGCAGATGAAATGCAAACATGAGTCCAAAGACTGTCTGAGGGGGctaaaaagtaaattaaatcaCTGAAATGGCATTaacctagcttagcataaacactGGAAGCAGGGGGAAACATCAAGCCAGGCTCCGTCTGAAGTAGCCACAGCTGTTTAGTCCACACAGAACATTATCAGCTCCACTTAACAGGTATGTGATAACAACTTTGTCGTCACAGAGACTTTCAGATTCACttagggtgttttttttatgttgttgctaACAGCTGCTGGGAGCAGAGACTTCCTGTGGTCTGCACAGGTCATCACAccttgaaaatgaaagaaatcaacAGGCAtagttgaaaaatgaagccaaagctgaaatgcaaaaagaaCAGCAGTTCCTTGAGTCTCCACTAGAGGCTGCCTCCAAGGGCAAGGACTCCCCATTAGAGCAAATATTAAAACATCCATTTTAACAGCaggaataaacatgttaacagactGGTTCAAGAAGCATTGTGGACTAAAATAGCTCAAGTCTTTATTGGTAAAAACTCTACAGGGGGGTGAATTTGGATTATATGATGGCTAAAATTTCCGTAAATTTGCATAATTAGAggtgtggctgagttgactgacaggtgggcgtatTGTAGCTGTTTCCCAGGAGCCTTAAGGCCCATCTCAGCTCCACATCCTTGTTTTCAGATCGAACAAGATTTGGGTAGAATTGTGTGCAATATGGCGACGGCCATCATTCAGCTTTTTAAcacatgatgtcactgagactacgtctgTGTTTCAAACACTGGATATGAATAGATACGACAtctaaaacagttttcttgAAAAGTATCGGAGGTGTTTGTTGTTTGGACTGTTTCCCCCGGCCTCTGGTCTTTGTGCTAGTCTTAACTCGACGTACACATCCTGTCCAGcacaaagcttcaaacaaacaaaacgcaGAGAGCAGCTTTAGAATAGTGTATAAGATCAACGTTGTTATGAATGGTTATTTGGAGACATACCAGTCTAGAGCTGACTAAAAAccagatgtttatttttatgtacaTATCACATAAAATGTATGTGGCTTTTGCCAGGGGAACAAAATCTGCTGATAAAGGCTGGGtcggtcattttcaaaaactagcatgattttgaaagtagcattccctcagtgctgcgtctgcacccaccccctcccctctgtgctccttcaaaagccacgcccctcacttaaaTGCACtctgagtgtgggctagtgcacacaaggggtagagagcgagcagggagacagggaggcgtgtgattggttcatcagattggtacctcgtggcagaaattggtcaaagtttttacaggcttacaactgatacagatgacggattttctctgttcctttttcagagcacctgagttattaatgtctgtcaggacctaaagacaatttcaaccaaaatcttaaaaaagtgtatcaggagaaaattaccaaccctgcctttaaatgaaCTCAATATTTAGTAATTTATaacataataaaatgtatgtttggatgttttggaAACCCAGATACAAAATCCCTTGCCACATTTTGTTCCCGACATTCGAGCCTCAAGTGTATTATTGTTTTCAAAGCGAATGATTTGTTACTTTAGATATAAACTTAAGACGcggaaacattgtttttttatttgattttttcatctagtttttgaatatttaattttGCACTTTAACTTGATGCACCTCTAACCTGCATTGAGGTGCTTATCTGCAAACAGCTGATTGGACAATTAGCCGCTCTCATCTCATCGATTTGCTGCTTTTGGTTTTTATGGtttggttttatatttatacatgtGAATGATTTAAAATCCCACTAATGAGGAGTGTGCAGCATGTACACAATAATTCTGCTGAGTAACAGAAGTTAAAGCTGAGGTTGCAGATCATTTCAAAGGAAACGTCTTCGACCTGACGCCAAGTCAAAACATCTAAACAACCTTTCTGTTCCTGTATGTGTGTTCTGACTTACGGTGTCCAATCAGAGCTATCAAACACAGCTGTCATAACCTGTTTAGTACGTCGGCCTCTACGTGTACAAACTTTATCAATGTGCaggtttattttctcttttcagattatGCCATGTAATACGAAGACGTAACAGATTCATCATCGTGAGATTTGATTTTGCTGTACAAATACAATTTGTCAATTTAATAAAACTGTCTGCAGATTTTCATATCTTTGGCTCAAGCTGACTTCTCTTTTTGAGGTACCTACTGTTTGGTctgcaaaaaatacaaattgttTGATGAGCATATTTAATGAGGTTCCCGGGGTCTGAAATCATAAAAATCTCATGTTCTTATCCAAGTTCAGACTgcaagctgaaaaaaaacaaccaaagacAAACAGACGTAGCATGGAGTGAccatctcatctcattttaGTTTCATGATGATCTgatccatttttactttcagaaCCAGAGATGCCTTTAAAGGGTCACATATAGGACATTACCATATTGTTCtcacactaatatgtgtctgtgTACAAACTCCcgattatgagaaaagtccatcctctccgtcttatgcctactccacttttcagaaaaaagtgtgctcaaacaggccgtttggagattttcccttcatgacatcacaaagggcagtaacccctcccccaggtgggtgacactcccacagctaggtgtttgctctgccctctgagtctgccttctcaccataaacaataggacatggagcgagaaagggggcgagagagggagcgtggtcagacacagctcatatacatttaaagctacagacacagaaacagcctgttctaagcagggctgaaatagaggggtttatagacatgatcaaatacaggatcagagtggatttagaacaagaaacttcacacacatgtttttgggaacgctgagacttatttaaactggttgaaaacgAGGAGAAAATGTC
Protein-coding regions in this window:
- the LOC109988623 gene encoding Golgi apparatus protein 1-like isoform X2, which codes for MAAYSRSQLLLLLLSSVCLCSFSSVFGLKAASGPAEPPNPPVLRAVDPPLKDAPAAAAAAAAAAGASQPRRATGWKLSEEEACREDLTRLCPKHTWTNNLAVLECLQDRREETEIAPDCNHLLWNYKLNLTTDPKFESVATEVCKSTITEIKECNEEERGRGYLVSCLVDHRGNISEYQCNQYITKMTTIVFSDYRLICGFMDKCKDDINNLHCGSINVGQKDVHSQGEVIACLEKALVREAEQKDQAHPIKEECQRAILRVAELSSDDFHLDRHLYFSCRDDRERFCQNTQAGEGKVYKCLFNHKFEEAMTEKCRDALTTRQKLISQDYRVSYSLAKACKVDLRKQRCSLDTNLPRAREARLSYLLLCLEAAVHRGRTVSGECQGEMLDYRRMLMEDFSLSPEIVLHCRTEIEAHCSGLHRKGRTLHCLMRIGRGDRSTTVDNVCQSALQTLIQSADPGADYRIDRALNEACESVIQTACKHIRNGDPMILSCLMEHLYTDKMVEDCEHRLLELQYFISRDWKLDPILYKKCQGDAARLCHTRGWNETSELMPPGAVFSCLYRHAYRTEEQGRRLSRDCKVEVQRILHQRALEVKLDPELQKRCMTDLGKWCSEKTDTGQELECLQDHLEDLVSACREVVGNLTELESEDIQIDALLIRACEPVAQAHCHDVADNQADTGDLMECLVQNKHQKEMNDKCAVGVTHFQLIQMKDFRFSYKFKMACKEDVLRLCPNIKKKVDVVICLSTTVKNDTLQDAKEQRVSLKCRKQLRVEELEMSEDIRLEPELYDPCKSDISRLCPNVAFGNAQMIECLKEQKKQLSQRCHQRIFRLQEVEMSDPELDYQLMRVCKQMIKRFCTEADARNVLQCLKQNKNSELMDPKCKQMITKRQITQNTDYRLNPVLRKACRADIPKFCQPILNKASDDSELEGQVIACLKLKYADQRLSPDCEDQIRVILQESALDYRLDPQLQRHCTDEISRLCAEEAAAQEQTGQVEECLKVNLLKIKQEACKKEVLNMLKESKADIFVDPVLHTACALDLKHHCAAITPGRGRQMSCLMEALQDKRVRLQPECKKRLQDRIDMWSYAAKVAPAEGFSDLAVQVMTSPSKNYILLMIALSVCILFLVGLLCGRITKRVTRELKDR
- the LOC109988623 gene encoding Golgi apparatus protein 1-like isoform X1, with translation MAAYSRSQLLLLLLSSVCLCSFSSVFGLKAASGPAEPPNPPVLRAVDPPLKDAPAAAAAAAAAAGASQPRRATGWKLSEEEACREDLTRLCPKHTWTNNLAVLECLQDRREETEIAPDCNHLLWNYKLNLTTDPKFESVATEVCKSTITEIKECNEEERGRGYLVSCLVDHRGNISEYQCNQYITKMTTIVFSDYRLICGFMDKCKDDINNLHCGSINVGQKDVHSQGEVIACLEKALVREAEQKDQAHPIKEECQRAILRVAELSSDDFHLDRHLYFSCRDDRERFCQNTQAGEGKVYKCLFNHKFEEAMTEKCRDALTTRQKLISQDYRVSYSLAKACKVDLRKQRCSLDTNLPRAREARLSYLLLCLEAAVHRGRTVSGECQGEMLDYRRMLMEDFSLSPEIVLHCRTEIEAHCSGLHRKGRTLHCLMRIGRGDRSTTVDNVCQSALQTLIQSADPGADYRIDRALNEACESVIQTACKHIRNGDPMILSCLMEHLYTDKMVEDCEHRLLELQYFISRDWKLDPILYKKCQGDAARLCHTRGWNETSELMPPGAVFSCLYRHAYRTEEQGRRQVNPDEQLSRDCKVEVQRILHQRALEVKLDPELQKRCMTDLGKWCSEKTDTGQELECLQDHLEDLVSACREVVGNLTELESEDIQIDALLIRACEPVAQAHCHDVADNQADTGDLMECLVQNKHQKEMNDKCAVGVTHFQLIQMKDFRFSYKFKMACKEDVLRLCPNIKKKVDVVICLSTTVKNDTLQDAKEQRVSLKCRKQLRVEELEMSEDIRLEPELYDPCKSDISRLCPNVAFGNAQMIECLKEQKKQLSQRCHQRIFRLQEVEMSDPELDYQLMRVCKQMIKRFCTEADARNVLQCLKQNKNSELMDPKCKQMITKRQITQNTDYRLNPVLRKACRADIPKFCQPILNKASDDSELEGQVIACLKLKYADQRLSPDCEDQIRVILQESALDYRLDPQLQRHCTDEISRLCAEEAAAQEQTGQVEECLKVNLLKIKQEACKKEVLNMLKESKADIFVDPVLHTACALDLKHHCAAITPGRGRQMSCLMEALQDKRVRLQPECKKRLQDRIDMWSYAAKVAPAEGFSDLAVQVMTSPSKNYILLMIALSVCILFLVGLLCGRITKRVTRELKDR